TCTTTTCATAGTATCGGTCGGAAAGAGAAAACTTTTATATCCGTCTCTTATGACGTTTGTCAATAAAATGGTGATATGATTTAAGCCGATACGGTGGCTCTTTTATGAGGGAGATCAGACTTTTTTCAAAGAGGGGATGGGCGCAGTGGATTTTCAAAACCGGGGCCTTTTAGTGCGCACCGTCGTGTGTCAAAAGGGCGATATTGCCATCGCATTCGGAGGGAACAAGTTTGTCATATTATGAATCTTTGAGAGAGGAAGCCTCTATCGCCGTCATCGGCATAGGGAATATCCTGTTCAAAGATGAGGGGGTGGGCATCTATGCCGCGAAATATCTTGGGGAGAATTACGGGTTTTCTCCTCATGTTGATATTATCGACGGCGGTACGCTGGGATTCAAACTGATGAACTATTGCCAAAGCTACGACAAAGTGATCATACTCGATACCGTCTCCGTCAAAGACGAGCCCGGATCGGTCTACAACCTTCCTTCCGATGCATTGATTGGCCTGGGGAGTTATCGTCGGACAGCCCATGAAGTGGAGGTGGTACAGATACTGGAGGTCTGTTTCATGCTGGAGAGGAGGGCGGATGTCAATGTCATCGGCATCGTACCGGAAGATATCGAGAGTGTCGATATCGCCTTGACGGGAAATTTGACAGAGCGCTTCGGAGCTCTCATCGACGAAACGGTGCGGGAGCTGGAGCGCGGCGGTATCGAAGTGACTCCCAAAGAGGGGCGGTCCCTCGATGAAATTATCAAAGCGTACAACACTCCGAGGATGGAAGCGCCCAATCCATAAGCCGCGGACCGAGATGATCTCGCATTGCCAACGAAGGACGAGTGGATGACCCGATGTTTCAAAGCGTTGGGCGTATCACTGTGATGGGCGCCGCACAATGGCTGAGCCGATGGCCGGATATCTGATTCAAACATCGAGTGACCCTGTTCCGGTTCTTTCCGGTCGGGCTTGGAGGAGAATTCCGCAACAGCTTCATCAGCCACCACCTAGAGTTGCGGCATCGCATAGCGCTCCATCAGGTAGCAAAGGCAGTCCTGGCGAATGATTTTCAGGTCACGGGTGATCATGGCCGGCATCATCCGTTTGGCAAGGCGTATTTCGTTCTTTTCCATCGTGAAGAAATCGTCGAAACACTCCCTGCCCGCATCGTCGAAAACTTCAAAGCGTGCTCCCGAACCCGGGCGTACCCATCCGAAGGGTGTGCCGGCGGGCAATTCTTTGAAGTTGTCCTCTTCCAGCTCTTCCGGAAGACGGATGTCGGTGTCGGCATCCGCAAATCCGAAAGAGAAGCGTTCGGGTATCGTGACGCGGGCGACGGTATGGAAAACTTCCACCTCTTTGGTATGCGGGCCGCGGTGGGGGAAGGCCGAGAGGTGCAGAAGCGAATCGACGAATTCGGCGGCGTGTTCGATGCCACGGGAGACGTGAGGTTTGCCGCATTCGATCGTGATGGCGGGGCAGTACTTGGCCAAAGCCATCGACTGGACCCCTTTGGGTGTCTCGAAATAGACGATGATGCGTGAAAAGAGCGACGCCAGATAGAGAAAGTCGGATTCGAGTCGGTTGATGCACCCGTAATGGGGGTTTTTGCCCGTATTGTTGTGAATGTCGATGCTGGCGAAAAGCGGTTTTCCCGTCACCCGGCGCACCACTCTCTCGATGAGGTGCGCTTCGTCGCTCTGGGGCTCTTCGCCTTCCGGCCAGACACGGTTGTAGTCAGGCTGCCCGTCGAGCCGCCGCAATCCCTCTTTGGCTGCATAGACGTTTCCGAAAAAGACAACGAGGGAGCGGGGCAGGGGACGGTTTCGATATTTTTTCAGAATTTTCTGGATGGCGAAAAGCCCTGTGTCTTCGTTGCCGTGCAACAAGACGGTGACAAAAAGCGCCTCCTTGTGATGCCCCTCCAGAGTCAGCAGCGTGGGATGAGGCAGTACTGTGTGCAGATTGCGGGCCTCCTTTATTTCCAGCAATCCTTCGGGGACGCTGGTGAGTTCGATCAGGGGAATCATCGTACGCTCCATGTGTGTACCGGTTCTCCGATACGCTGATGGTGCCAATAGGCTTCGGTCATTTTCTGCATATCCTTTCCAAATTTTTCGACATAGGCGAGCTGCCATACCGCGCCGTTTTGTCCTTTGGCGACGCGTGTTTCGACGATACCGAGGTTTCTTTCAATATCTTTTTCGTCGATTTTCATCGACTCGAGACCCTCCCTTGCCAAGGGCAGGAGAGTGTTCAAAACGAGATCGCGGATCTTCTCCTTTCTGTCGTTCCATTCGATTCGGGCGTCCAGCCCGTCGCGGCAGGCGGCGTAGAAGTTCGATCTCGCGGCGGAAAAATCGGCAGGGTAACGGTTTTGGGCACACTGTGGGGCCAGACTTGCCGCAAGGCCATAGTAGAAAGCGGCGTTGGCCAGCATGTCGACCAGCGTCGGGCCCGAAGGCATCACCCGGTGTTCGATACGGAAATGGGGCGTTCCGTCTTCGTCGAAACCTATCAGCGGCCTGTTCCACCGCCATATGGTGCCGTTGTGCAGGCGCAGGTGCGCGAACGCTTCGGGCTCCGCGTCGAAGAGTATCGGCAGCAGAATGTCGTAGGCATCGACATTTTCGTCGAAGCACTCCAGAATGCTCTCTTTCGCGAAGCCGCTCCCGAAAGAGACACGTTGCAGCCCTTCTCCCGTGTCCACCGACTGTTCGAAAAGGGGAATGCGCGTTTCGTGCCACAGCGTTTTGCCGAAAAGAAAAGGGGAATTCGCCGAAACGGCCACGCTCGCGGCAGAGGCGAGAATGGCGGCATTGTAATAATGGTGGGCACTTTCGAAAGGGACCTGGGTATGAATCTGGAAGGATGTGGCCGCCGCTTCGAGCATGACCGAATCGTGCCGCATCGTCAGACGCTCGTTTTTCCCGGCAATATCGAGCTCTACGGGCCGACCGCCCCGCTCTTTGAGCACCTGCTCGTTCAATGCCCGGTACCGTTTGAGGCCCGACATGTTTTCCAGGCAGAAATCGGAGGGTTTCAGTGTGGGGAGTATGCCGATGCTCAATGCCCGCAGCCTCATATTTTCCGCCGTTTCGTTCGCCGTTTTGCAGGTATGGTGCATCTCCGCGGCAAATTGCCCGAACGCATCGGCGCACAACGGTCGGGGAGTGTTGTTGAGTTCGAAATTGAATTTGGCAAGCTCCATCGATGCCATATCGTCGTGAAGCCGACGTAAAAACTCTTCGTTCCGCGGGGCGGGACGCATCTTTTCGTCCACGAGCCATCCTTCGATTTCAAAACCTCCCACATAGGCGTTGCGCGAACATTTTTCATTTTTGTAAAGCTCTTTGAGGTGTTCCGTTTCGTTTCGAAGACGTTCCGAAAATTCGGGCCACGCATCGGAGCGGAAACGGTCCTGTTCGATTTCTGTTCCCATGGTGTTATTGTATCCTGAGTCGGCTTTCGAAACGATGGGTGGGAAGAAGATATTTCGATTTGGTGAGGAATGTTTGATGCATTCGGTCCCGGTCATTTGAGGGCGATCGCCGCTATTTTTGGCGAACATGACTACGACTGCCCCAAATGCCGAGGAAATATGCTCCAGATCCTTGAGGGGGAAGATATGCGGCTGATACGGCTCGAGACGGCGTGAACTTTTTTCTTTAAACAGCGTTCTACCAGGATTAAGGCGGATGGAATTTTGAGCGTGATAGTATAAAAACAGATGAGCTGTCTTCTTAAAATGCAAGAGCGTTCCTACCGGTAAATAAAACGATAGTTGCCTGTCGTATGCATAACATCCGTCAGTGAATTCTCTTCTTTTCGACGACAAGGAGCTTTCCGATGGAAATCGTCAAAAAAGCCATTCTGTGGACTCTCCAGATATTCATAGCGATAGGATTGACAGGGAGCCTGATGTGGGGGAAGGACGTCATGGATTCGCGTGATTCCAAGCTCTCCCACCGTGTCAAAACACTCTTTGACGGGAAGTTCGCCGGTAACTGGGAGCCGTATGAAAGCGCCGGCGGCAATTTCAAAAAATTTGCCAAAATCGATCATGGATTTTTAAAAGTCGACGTGCCGGAAGGAAACAACTGGGGCAAGACCGGAATTTCCACAAAAAATGCGCCGCTGAAAAATTGCGGTGCCAAACCTGAGAAAATTCAGAAACTGACGTTTGTGTTTCGGCCATCAGTCAACAATCGGTTTGTCATCGCTCTCATACCCGCTTCGGCTAAACTTTTCGACGAATGGAATGCCCATGAAGCACGAATAGCGCTCCTCAAGGAAAAGGACAAACCACATCAGTTGGCATTGTGGATAAGAAGAGAAGAGGTGGGTCGTGTGTCGGTCGATGCCAAATCGCTCGATAAGCTTCAAATTTTCCTCTATCCGGATGGAGAAATCGATGTGCGCGGCCCCGCCGGCCAACTTTTGCTGCAGGGAAAGTTAAAGGACGAAGCCCTCGATGATGCTTTCAAACTCTGTGTCCTGGCTCATCCGACCCATGCCAACGAACCGGCTTGGATGATGCTAAAAAGCATTCAACTCGAAGATATACTCTGGAAACGGCCAATCAGCCCTGATAGTGTGTTGACCGAAGAGCAGGAACTGGATCTGTTCAAAGAGGGACGTTTGGGAGAATATTGGGAGCGTTACGCCAGTGCCGGCGGCAATTTCGCCAAACATGCCGGACTCTCCGGTGACGGACTGGTCGTAAATGTACCGAAAAGATCCTCCTGGGGACATGTGGGATTGAAATCCATTCAACCCCTCGTATGGCTGGACCGCTTTGGCAAAGGGGCGGAGGAGGAGTTGGCATTTATATTTGATCCCGAACGTACGACAGGATTCGTTATCGCCCTCAATCTGAATCCAATTTTGGATGGAAATGCTCCCGGGTGGCCGAGACTTATCTTTCATTGGCGCAAAACTGCCGATGGCAAGGCCCGCGCTACTTTGATTCGGGATGCAGAGCGCAAACCGGTTTTTGATGTGACCGTTTCTGCTGTCGCACCGAAAAGGGTTGATGTTTTACTGACCCCGGATGGCGCCCGCTTCAAGGCGAAAGGACTTCCTGACAAAGTGGTGCCCTGGAAGGAGCTGATGGAGGGAACAGGCATACGCCTGACAGTCTATTCCGCACCGGACAAAGCCGATGAAGCGGTAATGATGGCTCTGACTGCCATCAAATTGAGGCGCAAGCCGGGACTATCCATAAAAGAGCCGCGGCCGGCACCCGGTGTCAAACCCCTGCCGGTCAAGCTCTTTTTTGATGGCAAACCCGGTAACTGGTTCGAACGGGCGGCTGTCAGGCTGGATGCCAGGCAATGCGCCCGATACGAAGGGGGTAAGCTGATGGCGGATGTGGAAGCAAAAAAGACCTGGTGGGGAAAATGCGGCCTGATCTCCTCCCGCCCGCTTCAGACGTTCAATCTGGATCGGCGGATCCACAGAACCCCCTACCGTCTGACATGGACCTTCGATCCCAAGGCTACCAGTGGCATACAGGTCATGTTCGCCAGTGGTAAATATTCGGAGATGTGGCCTGAAAAATTTCTCTATTTCAGTTTCATTCGGATGCAGAACGGTCCGCATAAAGGCGATTATGTGCTGGATTTGGGTGGAAGCGGAGAGTATAGGCGATGGGTGAGTGGCGATTGGGTGAAACGTCACTGGGACGGGCGCATCATCATGGAACTTTTCAGTGACCGCTGGCTGCGCCTGCGCATTCCGGATGGCCCGGTTATTCGGGATTACCGCAACCCCCTTTTGTATGGTGGTTACATGACCGTATATGCCCATCCTCCTTTTGAGCGAGGTGGGGCGCACATGGAACTGAAAAAGATTACCGGAGAGTGGGTGATGCCGGAGGGAATGACAAAAGTTCAACGATGGTTTTTCACGGATGATGAAAATTTCGATCCGGATACGTTTTTACGGGAGGTTGTGGAAGAATGAAGAGAAGATATTTGCAACTGATTCCAACGATTCTGTCGGTTTTGTTTCTAACTGCATCCGAAATGTTCGGTGCCAAAGTGCCTTCCGACACTGACAAATTGAAAGAGCGGATTGCAAAACGGCTTCCCCAATTGAGTTATCATAAAATGGAAGCGCTGATGGCACGTATTGGCAAAAAGACACCCAATGGATTTTACGATTGTCTGTGCAAGCAGTCAAGAGGCGATGCCTCGATGGGTGTCAATGTCTTTTATCATCCGCAAAAACTCGAAGGCTCTCCCGCATGCAAAAACACTGCAGCCGGTCCCTGTGTGGCCAGCGGATTGGGTTGCTGGCGTTTTCAACTTCCCTCCGATTCGAATATGTGGCGCTATTGTATAGAGAACAACAAATATGACGATGGCAAATCAATCATCGATCTTATCGCCGACTCCGTTGTGGGTCTGCGTCAGGAACAAAGATGGAAGAAAGCGAAAAAGAATCGCCCCCATTGGATGAAATATCCATCTTCGGTCGACAACTACGCGGTCAAGCTTTCCCACTATTTTACAAGACTGCAGTTAAAAGGCTTTCCTACGAAAAAGCTGAGAAAGCTCAATGCCATGATTCGTGCCCATATCATGCGTTTGAAAACACCCGGAAAACTACCGACATTCTGGCACTCTCTTGGACTTCCCTCCCCTGGCGAGCTTTTGAATGGGAAAGTGCCGCCCGGGGAGAACCGTGAGCAGTTGGAAGCCTGGAGAAAAGGGCTTCTTGAAAAATACGACCGCTATTTTCTCAAGCTTATGAAATCGGAAAATCCTCTGACCATTGCGGAAGGAATGCGAAAATATACCAAAGCGATGCAAAGATACGATGAGGCGGCTCACCTGATGGCTGATGGCATATTGGATGAGATTTCTGCCAACCAGGATTTTGTGACGAATATTGTCGAATCTGTTCCCGGTGTCGGCGATGTCTTGGATGGTTTTGCACTGGTGGGATATTTGGGAGAGAAGATCGGTCTGACGGAGAGTCGCAACTGGACCCTAAACGGCAAACAGGTGACAGCGCTTGACGCCTTTTTGCGTTTTGCCGGACAGGCCGCCCCCAAGGCATTCGAATCTCTGCTAAAAAGGTCCGCTCTCGCCCGCGACATCGTCAAGGGGATTGGCGAGATGTCGGGAAATTTCGGACGACGATCGAAAGAGGTTATGAACAAGATTCTGGATGGTTTCGGCACTACGTCACGAAAGGGGTACGACAGAATCGGAAAGTATCTGATCCATCAGAGGAAAAGGATCATGAAATCCTTCGAAGAGAAGATCAAAGTAGCCAAAAAAATATTCAAGCGAACACCGGAGTATGCCGAAGCGGCAGCCCGACGGGCCAAAGATGTAGGAGATGCCCGGAAGCTGCTGAAGCGGCTTCAAAAGACAGCGAAAGGGAGTTCCGAATACGAAAAGCTGGTGATTGAGCTTCAGAAGAACAAGACCGCCCAGTGGCTTGTAAATACTGACGAGTTTTCCGATGCGTTTCGAAAAGATATCAATGACCATATTGCCAAATGGTATAAAAAAGCGGATGCGGGTACGGCACATGATATCAAACGAATTCTCATGGCGAATGAAAAGGATGTGGAACGGATCGCGAAAGAGATGAACATCGATCCCGAAGTGGCGAAAAAGTTTAGGGAAAAAGCGAAAAACTTAGCGAAAAAACATGGAAAAAATCTGGAAGAGATAGAGATCGATACACTCAAAATTACCAACCGAAGGCCCAACAAAAAAGGTATCGGTGTCGGAAGAGACCGGGATTTGACAGACCAACTTGTTTTCAAGGTGAAAGGGGAAGAGGGCAAGGTGACCAGGTTAACGATGGATGTGGACCATAAATTGAGCGAACATATCTATGAGAGGAATTTCTACAAAAATCTGCATAATGGGAAATTGCCCGACGATCCGAAAAAGATTCATGATTGGGTTCATAATCATATGGATCAGACCGTCACGTCAAAGTGGCATCCCGAGGCCTATAATGTTGGTGAAGTCTCCCTGGATGATTTTCTCGACAAGGGCATTACCCCCACGATTGCCCGGCCTGCGGATGTGGCCGATACTATTGTCTTCAAATCGACCGTATGGTTCGATAGAGCCGGTAAAAGTGCCGACCCGGTTATGAAAGCCAGGAACGTGGCCGAAGGAATGCGACAGGCCACGAAACAGTGGAAAGATCTTATCATGAGTCGTGCCAAGCAGTATGGTCTGCCTCCCAATGCCATACCGGAGCAGCTTGAAAAAGCGATGAATATTTTTAAAAAGGTCGCAACGGGTAAAATGATGCCGGAAGAGGGTGAGTATATTCTGAAAGAGGTACTTCATACAGACAAAGAATCTGTTGTCAGACAGATGGGCGCTTTTTTTGAGGGAATGGAAAAAACCAGTGGCAGGGTATACAGAGCAGGCAAGGCAGAGTATTACGAAAAAATGATTCGTTCCATAGCGGGTTCAGGAAAAGATGAAGCCGAGAGAATCCAGGGAATGAAAGCCTTGTACAATGCTCTTCAACAGGGCTATATCTCCGCAAGTAAGTTCCGGGCGCTTCAGGGTGAAATATTATCGGAAAAGATGCGATCGTTTCATACCGCGTTTGAGGCGAGAAAATGGGCGAGGGTAGCCAAAAAAGCGGGTGTTATCAGTGGTGGACAGTATTCGGTTATTATGAGAAAGGCGAAAGAATTGGAAAACGGTGAAAGCGATGATAAGGCATCGAAATGAGATGGAGTGACTATTGCCAGTGGACCCCACCCATCATCTTTTTCTCTCTTTCCCTGTTCGTTTTACCGCAAACGGCTTCGTCGCCGAGATGATCAACGACTCGAAAGGGAAGTTTTTCGGTTTTCGCCGATTCAAGCGCCACTTCGGCTTTTTTGATCAGGTCCCCGATGGAAGCCTGGCGCCCATATTGGGTACAGGCACCGTACGACAGATGCACCTCCACGGTCTGATGTTTGTGGCTGAAAGCCCTGGAAGCGATACGTTTGTCGATGCGCTCTATGAAAGTGCGAACGCCGCATTCGTCGCAGTGGGGCAGAAGCACGAGAAGTCCCGGGCCGTTCCAGCGCCCGATGATGTCGGATGGGCGATTCTCTTCATTTTTGCTGCGTGACTCTTCTTTGATGAGATCGGCTATTCCTTTCATCACCATGTCACCCGTTTTCACCGTATAGCGCATATTGATCGAATCGAGATTGGTGAGCTCGACGACAACGAGGGAGATTGGCTTGCGTTCGTGGGCGACACGTTTGGCCGCTGTCGATCCTTTGCGCGCAAACATGGGGTAATTCCATGCTCTGGTGATTGCGTCTTTGTATTGCGCATCCGACAAATCCTTTTCCAGACCTGCAATGATTTCATCTTTTTGCACGCACCTTTTTTTGCATGAAGATTTGCAAAGAAGATAAGGAACCGATGCGACCAGAACCAAGAAACCCAAACAGCCAAGCAGCAGTGATGCTTCCAAAATCTCTCCAATATCGACATTCGTTTTCTGTAAAATCCAATTTTGCTATAGGAATATCGGTCGAATCTCATAATTTTACAGTGATCGAATGTGATTTTCAATGAAAATAAGAGAAAACGACAGAAATTTTCTATTGTCAATGCGCCACTGACAGACTTTGCCGATTCAAATATAAAGCGCAATGAAACGAAGAGTGCGAAAGTTCAAAAGATAGGGAGTTGGAGAAGTTGAAATGGCTCCGGATGCTGGATTCGAACCAGCGACCAAGTGGTTAACAGCCACCTACTCTACCGCTGAGCTAATCCGGAACCTGAGAGGGTGTGATTAGGTCAATCACGGCGAGAATTATAGAGCAAAATCCCCCGTTTGTCAAGAGAAATTTCACATTTTTTTCTCATTATGTTTCGAAAAACCGGTCCCGTAAAATGTCAGGTTGCCGACTTTTTTGGTTTTTATTTTTCCCGTTTTCAGCAGTTTTTCAAAGCGTCGGATCGTATCCTCATCGAAGAGTGTCCCGATGTCCTCCATCGTAAGGGGACGTTTGTGGAGTGTCGAGAGGATTTCATCTTCACTGAAACTGCTTTTGGCCTCTTTGGCCCGGTATCGGCCCGCGATACGGATGGGCAGCGAGGGGTCGAACTTCTCCACGATGGCGTGAAGCTCCCTGTAGCTGAGCGGTTCGATGGGGTAGGCGGGCGGCCTGTCGACTGTGCCGATGTCGATGCGGTCGGCACCAAGCGTGGGAAGGATACGGTTGAAAGCCTCGATCTCGTTATCGGTCGTGTTGATCCCTTTGACCATCAGGATTTCCAAAACCAGCTCTCCCTTGTATATTTTGCGAAACTGCCGGATGCCTTCGATGATCTTCTCCAAATCGACCGATTTGACGGGACGGTCGAGTTTTTTGAAGCATTCGGGAGTGGCGCAGTCGAGGGAGAGCTTGACCGTGTCGAGTTTCGCAAGTGCTTTTTGGATACGCGACAGGTGGATTGTCGAAGCGTTGGTGAGAATGAGCGTTTTGTAACCGTTTTTAACGGAGTTGATACGGTCGATCAATTCATCCAGAAAGGGATAGAGGGTCGGTTCGCCGTTGGCTGTAATCGTGATGACATCGATGTCGGGGTGCTCTTTGAGGGCCGCCTCGAGTTCACTCATGATTTCATCCACCGTGGGAGGGTTTTCGATGGT
This genomic interval from Hydrogenimonas urashimensis contains the following:
- a CDS encoding glutamate-cysteine ligase family protein — encoded protein: MGTEIEQDRFRSDAWPEFSERLRNETEHLKELYKNEKCSRNAYVGGFEIEGWLVDEKMRPAPRNEEFLRRLHDDMASMELAKFNFELNNTPRPLCADAFGQFAAEMHHTCKTANETAENMRLRALSIGILPTLKPSDFCLENMSGLKRYRALNEQVLKERGGRPVELDIAGKNERLTMRHDSVMLEAAATSFQIHTQVPFESAHHYYNAAILASAASVAVSANSPFLFGKTLWHETRIPLFEQSVDTGEGLQRVSFGSGFAKESILECFDENVDAYDILLPILFDAEPEAFAHLRLHNGTIWRWNRPLIGFDEDGTPHFRIEHRVMPSGPTLVDMLANAAFYYGLAASLAPQCAQNRYPADFSAARSNFYAACRDGLDARIEWNDRKEKIRDLVLNTLLPLAREGLESMKIDEKDIERNLGIVETRVAKGQNGAVWQLAYVEKFGKDMQKMTEAYWHHQRIGEPVHTWSVR
- a CDS encoding M14 family metallopeptidase; this encodes MIPLIELTSVPEGLLEIKEARNLHTVLPHPTLLTLEGHHKEALFVTVLLHGNEDTGLFAIQKILKKYRNRPLPRSLVVFFGNVYAAKEGLRRLDGQPDYNRVWPEGEEPQSDEAHLIERVVRRVTGKPLFASIDIHNNTGKNPHYGCINRLESDFLYLASLFSRIIVYFETPKGVQSMALAKYCPAITIECGKPHVSRGIEHAAEFVDSLLHLSAFPHRGPHTKEVEVFHTVARVTIPERFSFGFADADTDIRLPEELEEDNFKELPAGTPFGWVRPGSGARFEVFDDAGRECFDDFFTMEKNEIRLAKRMMPAMITRDLKIIRQDCLCYLMERYAMPQL
- a CDS encoding radical SAM protein; the protein is MTRYRTIFGPIPSRRFGTSLGIDLSPGEKQCNYDCLYCELAAAKAVETIENPPTVDEIMSELEAALKEHPDIDVITITANGEPTLYPFLDELIDRINSVKNGYKTLILTNASTIHLSRIQKALAKLDTVKLSLDCATPECFKKLDRPVKSVDLEKIIEGIRQFRKIYKGELVLEILMVKGINTTDNEIEAFNRILPTLGADRIDIGTVDRPPAYPIEPLSYRELHAIVEKFDPSLPIRIAGRYRAKEAKSSFSEDEILSTLHKRPLTMEDIGTLFDEDTIRRFEKLLKTGKIKTKKVGNLTFYGTGFSKHNEKKM
- a CDS encoding GGDEF domain-containing protein, giving the protein MQKDEIIAGLEKDLSDAQYKDAITRAWNYPMFARKGSTAAKRVAHERKPISLVVVELTNLDSINMRYTVKTGDMVMKGIADLIKEESRSKNEENRPSDIIGRWNGPGLLVLLPHCDECGVRTFIERIDKRIASRAFSHKHQTVEVHLSYGACTQYGRQASIGDLIKKAEVALESAKTEKLPFRVVDHLGDEAVCGKTNREREKKMMGGVHWQ
- a CDS encoding HyaD/HybD family hydrogenase maturation endopeptidase, which produces MSYYESLREEASIAVIGIGNILFKDEGVGIYAAKYLGENYGFSPHVDIIDGGTLGFKLMNYCQSYDKVIILDTVSVKDEPGSVYNLPSDALIGLGSYRRTAHEVEVVQILEVCFMLERRADVNVIGIVPEDIESVDIALTGNLTERFGALIDETVRELERGGIEVTPKEGRSLDEIIKAYNTPRMEAPNP